The Sus scrofa isolate TJ Tabasco breed Duroc chromosome 6, Sscrofa11.1, whole genome shotgun sequence region GGGCGtaagtgggggtgggtggagatgAGGAACCCAAGCCCCTGTATGGACGGGGGCTGAGGTCAGTAGGATGGGGAAGGCTGTGGGTTTCTAGCACATCTTCTCCCTGGGGAAGGCCAAGAGAGGGTCTCCAACCCTGCACCCTGGGAAGCTGCGGTAAGGGACTAGCCATGGAGGAGGGGGGACCTCTTGACCTGGCTAGATTTCCCCACTCACCCCCGTCCCAGggtgcctctctctccctttagCCCAGGGTAGGGAGAACTGAGTGAGAGTGACAGGCTGAGCAAGATTGAGACACGCGGGCCCCACTGGCCTCTGAGTGGGAAAGGCAAGTGCGAGAGATAAAGGCctccaagagaaaaaagaaacaaaccaaagatttaaccattaaaaaaaaaaaaaaaaaaaaaacccacagacaaCTCCGCTACCTTTTTATACgttggaaaaaaaagtgaaaaaaattaaaaaataaaaattaaaaaaatacacaaaaactcCAAGCTGCAGTTCCTTCATGTGGCTTGAACTTTGACCTCAGCAGTCTCCAAAGCAAGATGACGATgagaaaggcaaacaaaaaaaaaaaggaaaaaataatgtatatttttaagtatttgtcCTTGAGATGTTAGCTCCTtgttaaacaaatacaaaaaggagagaaaaatccaGAGGGAAGTGTTGCTGGGACGGAGACAACTATTTACTATGTCTGtgacccctccccttcctctcccctttcctttcctctatccctgctgcccctcccccaacctgtcccccAAGCCCAGGGgctcagtatttatttatttatataattgcaGGGTGACTGGGGCCCCTCTCTGGACAACTGGTAGAGAGGGCCTTTGGATCATGGTAGGGTGGGGAAGAGACAGGGAGTCTTTGGGGAAAAGCAGGGGCTTGATCTCTGTCCTCTCAGCCAGCTCCTTCCTGGCTTCTTATCCCACTGCTGCCACCATCACCTCCCAAATCCAAGCCTGCACTCGGGCAAGGGGACCACCTCCCCTCATAGAGATCTGCCTGACTCGACCCTTTCTGGGGTGGGGTCTCTTGCCCACTTATTTCAATGAccagatggggatggggatgggggcaggTGGCAAGTAGTGGGCAAGGGAGACCGAGAAGTGGCGTCGGGAGACTGAGCAGGCCCTGGAGGGGATCTGCCTCTCCTCCGTTCTCGCCACGTCAGCCCCCCCCCTCAGTTCTGTCTGACCCCTGTGTTGGCAGCCCCTTCCTTCCCATCCTGTACCCCTCCCTGTCTCTTCTCGTGGTAGCGGGTTAGCGTTTCAGTGTTCTTAACTCCAATCTGCTTGTTCATTGTACAATGTGCTTCTTTTAAGGCCCCATTTTTGTAACTTGAGTGTGTCATTCATCTgaacaacatcaaaaaataaaaaattaaaaactgtacaGAGAGAAATGCTGCCTGCTCTCTCTTGGTCTCCTGTCTTGGGAAGGCTGGGGGGGAAATGAGAGTACGTGATGGGTGagtgtgtgctggggaggggagggctttACTTCTGTTCAGTACATGTTCAGAAGTAATGcctgggcaatttttttttttcaccaattagaaaaagaagtctTAAAATTTCAGATGAATTCAAATTCCTGAATTTAAATCTCAGTtctcctattttataaatatgtgagCTCCTTACAGCCCAACAgcgttgtaagaattaaatgagatggtgtAAGTACCCTAGGACAGATCTCGCCAGCAGCCTTTGACGAATGACAACTATGAGTCAGGAAACCAGTGAGTAGTTCCATACTGCTAACCACAGAGGACTAACAAGATCCTTCAAAAacagagttgaggagttcccttcgtggcttagaaGTTGATGatcccaattagcatccatgaggatgcggatttgatccctggccttgctcagtgggttaaggatcctgcattgccgtgagctgtggtgtaggtcacagactcggctcagatcctgcgttgctgtggctgtggtggaggctggcagctgtagctgattggacccctagcctgggaacctccatatgccacaggtgcggccctaaaaagcaaaaaacaaaaccaaacaaaaaacagatttgaCCTCGAAGTTGTCTGGTGGTACATGGTACGTACCTACCTCCTTTTTCAGAACATTATCTCTCAAATTTTTGTGCTGATCTTATTAACTAAGATATTTGATAGGAGCAACTGTTTCACAGACCAGACCAGGGGCTGATCACTGCTGAAAATCAGAAATGGTGTCAATAACTGGGTTTTCTGACTGTTGTCAGGTCTTGTCACTCTTCTATCCTCTGATGTATGCCTGGCACAAAAGTGCTGGGATTCTGGCAATTCAATAGAGAGGgatagaggaagaggagaaaggaagagtagAAAGGGCTTGatcattttgaaagataaaaagaattagCACTGTAGTTTTGGCAAGATAGGAAAAAAAGCACCTTTCCAACTCTCACACCAAGCCAATAGGGATGGGGGAGTGGGCTGGGATATTGGGCTGGAGGTTCAGAACAGTACCCCAGGAAGGTCATTTGTTCCAGCCCCTGCCTGTAGGGGGTGCAGTCAGAACCTTAGACCCAAAAGGTCTTTTGTCACCCAGGCCAGCCTGTAATAAGCACAAATGGCACACCTGGGAGCACTGTGGAGCTGAACTGGGCATCCACCTGTAGCTCCACAAATGTGCCCAAGGGCCCCACATGCCCTCCCCTGTAGTCATACGTGGGCCTCATGTTACCAAGAACATATTGTCACTTGAGGACTACTGTTCTGTCCCCTTGACAGTTCTGCTTAAGCAGCTGCCATATTCAACTAAAACCAAGCAATGCAAGGTTCTTAGGAATCTGCAGATCACCTGCATTAGAATTGGTGTGTTCAGGGAATTCCGGTCccggcccagtggttaacaaatctgactagcatccatgaggatgcaggttcgatccctggccttgctcagtgggttaaggatctggtgttgccatgagctgtggtgtagtctgcagatgcagctcggatcccacatggctgtggcacaggccagtagctatagctccgatttgacccatggcctgggaacctccacatgccaaggctgtggccctaaaaagcaaaaagcaaaaaaaaaaaaaaaattggtgtgttcaggagctccctctgtggcacaacgggatcagcggtgtcttgggagccgctgggatgtaggtttgatccccagacctgacacagcaggttagggatctagctttgctgcagctgtgacttgggttgtgactgtggctcagctctgatccctggcccaggagctacATGTGTTGCAGGTTGgccaaaaatgacacaaacacacacacacacaaaattggtGTGTTCAGAATGCAGATTCCTAGGTCTCACCCAGACATGGTCTCACCCAGAGATTTGGATCCAGATTTGCTGGATCCAAATCTCTGGGGAAATTGCCTAACAGACAAGTTCAGGAACCTTCGCCTGTCCAACTCAAACCCCTGTACCTAACAAGGGTTTGATTAGTGCCATCTTCAGGATGGAGTCTAAAGTTCTCATTAGACTTGCTAAGAAGGAAtcacaagagttccctggtggctcagtgggttaaggatccagtgtcactgctgtgcctggggtttgatccctggcctggaaacttctatgtggggtgagcatggccaaaaaaaatttttgtaaattaaaaggaACCACAATAGAGGAAGGGTGATTCCCCCACCACTGTCACAGAGCTGCTTTTCTGCTAAAAGCATCTTTATCTTGGGGTCAACCAGAACCCTCAGGGTTTTTTCTTCCATTACTGTCCCTTGATTCAGCCTGctttttatctggttttggaaaGATAAGTCCTCCAATTATTCCAAGCATTTTTTGAAATGACTTTCTGGATGTTACAGCTCTTTCTTGAAAGAAGTCAGTTTGAGAATGAATCTTTTCCTGCAGATTAAGGGGGTCTGGCATGCTGGGCTAAGATGGCTCGAGTCCTTTCGCAGGGTATGAGGTTAATCAGAGATGGTATTCATGATCAACACTGCTTAACAGATGACTGCTCTTCTTCATGCAAGGGCTGTCAAGATATCAAATGGGTGAGtgctttaccttttttaaaatgaggaaaataagccTTCATGCCTACTGAGAGTTACAGGACTGTTAAAGGGAGTTGAGAGAGAGTCTGGGTGGGCAGCTCTCAGGCTTCCCTTTCCCCTGGTTTCTATACACCTTCCCTTCACCTCTCATTAGCATTCTAATAAGAATTCTAATAAAAAGACTGGAATAAtcttgcggggggtggggtgggagggtggctCTTAGAGAGGAGACTAGCATTAAGAACTGACGGAGCCTTGCCACCAGTCACTCACCATCTTCATTCTCCACAGTCCTCCCCCAAGTATGCAGAAGGCAGCAGAATGTACAAGTATAAAGGTGATTAAACCAAATGAAACTGCTTAAATCCAAGCTCTGCCctatcttgggcaagtcacctcacTGCTTTTGacttcagattcctttcctgcAAAATGCTCTCTTCAGGAGATCAGTTTGGAAGATTATTCCAAACAATGTAGGAAAATACCTGAGACAAACTAAGCAATTCAAACATCAGCCAGCCACCCAACCACTCCTCTCCCCACAACAGACATCTGTTGGCTGAACCAGAGTCTAACTTCCAGTAGGTGTTGAAGCACTTCCCCTTGTGAGGCTTCCAATCCCCAGAAACTTTTCCTAAGAATCTTCTCCAACCTCACAGCTGGGTCTCATCCCAGAAGCCACCTCTTCAATTGCCCTGGAAATCATGCCTTTCCCAGACCTGCATTTGCCCTCAGGGACCCACAGTGAGAAAACCAGATGGCCCTGGAAGAGACAGCTCACATCAGGCTAGTGAGTGGGGGCACAGTGGCGGAAAGAACAGATTTTCCTAAATGTTCCTGCCACCAGCAGGAACAGCTTCAGGTTTTTCTGTGGGGACCTCTAGTGGCAAGAGAACCATactggccccacccatcaccaGAATGAAGTCCTTGCTCTCTGAGAGCCACACACCAGGCCCACACTCCAGGTCCTCCTCTTCAATTCAGCACATGTTTACTGAGCTCCTACTActtgccaggccctgttctagacCCTAGGAATGCAGCCATTGAGAGGTGAGGCCCAAGAAACCAGGGCTCACAGCTCCCAAAACTCTACCACCCCACCTGGCCAGGAGAGACAAAAACATGTAAATGTCCAACTCAGTCTTTATTGACTCTTTCACCCTGGGGCCACCAGTGCTAACAGGTGGGAGGGGGGCATCTTTATGCATTTCAAGGACTCCGGAGCACCCCCCTCAGAAGTGAGAATAAATCCAGTTACAGAACTTATATGGCAGTTGGGAGGGGTGGAGAAGGGGCACAGTATGTACAGGGAGTTAAGGGATGCTGGAGAAGGTTCTTCAGCAACCAGACCTAGTGGTGCTGAAGAGAGAAACAGGGCAGGGTCAGCCGCTGATCTGGACCCCCTCAGCCTCAGCCAGCGGGTAGATCTCAATGGCCTCCACTAGGGGCAGAGCCTCCACTGCAGTCTCCATCACAGCCAGGCCGACagcagcctctgcctctgccagctGCTGCCGCACAGCTGCctgatgctgctgctggtgggTCTTGCGGTGCTTCCATAGGTTGGAGAAGGAGCGGTAGCTCTTGCCACAGTCGGGACAAGAGTAGGGCCGTTCGCCCGTGTGAATGCGGCGATGTTCTGCCAGGCGCATAGAGATGGCAAAGGCCTTGCCACACACTTCACAGGCAAATGGCCGCTCCCCGGTGTGCAGACGCCGGTGGTCCTTCAGGTGGGTACTCTGGCGGAAGGCCTTGCCACAGTCTGGACATGGGTACGGCCGCTCGCCTGTGTGGATGCGCCGGTGTACCTGCAGCGACGTCTCTGTGCTGAAGAGCTTCTTGCACTCGCTGCACTCCAGGCCCCGGCGTCGGGCAGGGGCCGCAGGGGCTGCAGTGGCCGTGCCTCCAAGGGTTGTCGGGGATGCGACTGGTGCGCGAGCAGCCCGCGGGGCccgaggggctgggggctccttAGCCAGGACCTCTCCAGGCCCAGCAGCTGCATGGGCGGCCTCATGTGCCTGCAGCCGAGCAGCCGAGCCCACTTTCTTGCCACAGGTGCCACACTCAAAGCGCCGTGGGGCCTGGGCAGCAGCAGCCGCACAGCGGTGCTCACGGAGCCGCAGTGAGGAAGGGAAAGCAGCACCACAGGAGGAGCAGCGGTGAGGCTGGCGCCCGGCATGGGCCACGAGCTGGTGCACCTCCAGCAGCCGGCGCAGCAAGAAGGAGCGGGGGCACTCGCGACACTTGTAGGGTACTCGCCCGTGTGGTGATAGCGGTGCATGAGTAGGCGGTAGGGGCGGTGAAAACGCACGCCGCACTCCTGGCAGCGGTAGGGGAAGTGCTGGGCGTGCACCAGGCGGTGCTGCCTCAGCGTGGAGCTCTGTGTGAAGGCCTTGCCGCAGTCCCCACACCGGTAGGGCCGCTCCCCTGTGTGCGTGAGCCGGTGGCGGGCCAGGTTGGCAGGTGAGTTGAAGGGCTTGGAGCAGTCTGGGCAGGGGAAGGGCCGTTCACCTGTGTGCGTGCGCAGGTGGTTCCGCACATGAGACTTCTTCTTGAACATCTTGCCACAAATGCCACACTTATGGCGGCGTTCCAGTCGGTGCACAAAACGCTGGTGCCGGGTCAGCTGCAACGCCTTGCCAAATTCACGGCTGCACAGGAGGCAGCGGTAGGTGCCTGGGGTGGCGGGCCCTGCCGAGCTCTCCTCAGCAGCAGGGGGCTCTGGGGCCTCTGGCTCTCCAGTCTCTGCCGGAGCTGGCTCTGGGAAGCCGACGACAGGCTCCTCTGGTGGGACTGGTGTTGTGGGCAGAGGGACACCCCCAACCCCATGGGTACGCCGGTGATAAAGGAACTTGGTAAGGTTGACAAAGGTCTTTCCACAGGGACACGAATGCAGAGGGTTTGGGGTGTGGGCTCGCCGATGGGCCAGGAGGAGGGCCTCTGTGCCAAAGGCCAGGCCACAGTCCACACACAGGAAGTGAGACTCACTGCTGTGGTCTCCAAGGTGCTGGTCCAGACTGGAAGGGCTGGGGAAGACACGACTACACAGGGGGCACTTAAAGACACCCTCTCGGTGACTCCGCAGGTGCTGCTGTAGCTGGTGAGGGGAAAGAAAGAGCTGGTCACAGGCTGAGCAAAAGAGCTCCTGGGTGGCTGCTCCGCCTGGCTCTCCACTGTTGTTCCTCCGCGCCTTGCGCCCCCTGCGATCGCGCCCGACGGCTTCACCATTGCGCAGCTCATAACTGTGGTCAGAGGACGGCAGGGGATCAGGCTGAGACCCAGGCACGTCTGCAGGTGATGGGGTCAGAGTCTCCTGCTGCTGCAAGGCAGGCTCCTCAGACTctggggcaggagcagggaaGTGGGTGGCCTGGTGCTCCAGGAAGTCAGCTGGCAGCTGGAAGAGCTGGGAACACTCAGAACACTTGTAGAGAAGCAGCTCCACCTCAGTCACCACCtcagtggtggtggcagcagcagagggtacagctgccccttccccaccttcctcTGCCTTGCGGTACGAGTGCTCCACAGCCACACGGGCCTGGCCCACAGGGGACCCCAGGACAACTGGGGACCCCAGGACAACTGGAGCTGGAGGCTTAGTGGGAGTGGCCGGAGGTGCGTCTGCCGGTGGCTCAGCCAGAGCTCCTGGCTGGCAAAGAGAGCCTTGCAATCCACACACTCATAGTGGATAGTACTGGAGCTCAGGGGGGGCGCCTTGGGTGGTGGCTCAGCGGGCACTGCCTCCTGGGGTGCCATCATCTTCAGGTGTAGCTCCTGATGCTCCAGGAGCTGGCTGGGTGACATCAACAGCTGCCCACACTCCAGGCACTGGTACTGGCTCTCCTGCACCAGGGTCTGATAGAGGCCGGTGCCAGAAGCTGCCTCTGTGGCCACAGTGACTCCAGGGTCGGCCACACCCACCAACTCAAAGTGCTGCTGGGGCACATGGGAGTTCTGATGCATGAGCACCTCCTCCAGGGATCCATAGAGCTGGTTGCACTCAGAACAGACATAGCGGTGCTCAATGTACAGGACCGTTTCTTCTGACTCCTCAGTCATGATGGCGGCAAgaccctgggctgggggaggtgagGACAAATCATGTCTAAACCACTGCTTCCTAGTCCTTCCCAGGGACAACTCTTTCCCTTTATCATCCCCCTACCAAAACCCCAGATCAATTTCCCCCTCTAACTTCTTGCTTGCATATTTCCATTCCCACCCCACTTCCTAACAACCATTCCTCCCCACACAGGAGTAGCAAGCACAAAACCTTCCCAGCAGATCTACCCGAGTCTCACCTCTCAATCAACTCGCATCAAACTCCACCTGCCTGATTCTTGCAACCTGTCCAATCCTTCATTATAATGCCTCACAGCTGGCCCAAGGCCCCACACAGGAAACCATATCCTCTTCTCCACTCAGACTTCCTTCCACTGATTCCTCACCAACACACTACCCATCCCTAGCCCCAGATGCCCAGGAGTCCTTACACAGGCCCCAACGACCCACTTCTCCAAGCCTGTTTCTCCTCTGCTCCCACCCTCAGGTTCTCTTTTTACCCCCCAACCACTCAAACTGCCCCAATGTTCTGCCACTTTCAGCACCTTCTCAAGGTACAATCCCCCTCCTTTGCACACAACCCCTGCCACCCACTAACTCTCTCCCTTTGGTGCCGAGGTTCCTCATGTCAAACTGTCCCTTCTCCTAATACTTTTCTCACAGTGGCCTATCCCATTTCCACACCCAGACCTTTTCCAACTTGACCTCTTCGTGATTCCCAGTCTCCCCTCTTCAAATTACTTAACTCTCTCTACAAATCAAGGCCTTGTACCCCAACCCTAAACCCCTCTCCACAATCCCCAGGCCCATCTTCACAAAAACCTAACCCTTTCTTCATACTCAGACCCTTCCCACCATCCTAACTCATGCAGCCAGGGCAGCCACACCTTTCACATTAATTACCTATCTCTTTTGTACAGTGAGACCTCATCTACTATTCTAATTCCCTCTGGGGTACCCAGACCCCCCGCCCATACTGACTTAAACCCAGCTTCTTCATAGACAACCACCTTAGACCATTGAGGTATTCCTGGAGCCtttcttcacattttctccttcctcccaccctaaCCCATTTTCAGATACCCACATCCCTCTTCCTTATAAAAAGACCTACCCTTGCCCTCACTCACTACAAGGACACCCTGAGCCCCACCCCCTCGCATTATTAACCTAACCTTTTCTTCTTTACAAAAAAAGACCCCAACCTCTCACCCTAATACACTGTAGAATACCGACACCCTTCTTCATACTAACCTAAGCCCCTCTTATTTGCAAAAAGACCCAAACCCACCACAACCCATTCTGGGGATGCTCAGACCACCTCTTCACATCAAAATTCCTTCCCTCAGggctcctgtcgtggcttagcagttaatgaacccgactatcgtccatgagaactcaggctggatccctggcctcacttagtgggttaaggatccggcattgctgaggcacaggctggcagctacaactccgactggacccctagcctgcgaacctccacatgccatgggtgaggccctaaaaagaccaaaaaaaaacaccctcttCTCTGCAAAAACGTgtcgttccccccccccccaacacactcTAATCCAATCCAGGAATGTCCAGACTACCCTTCAAAATGGTTTAACTCCTTTCACACATACCCCTCCCACTGGTCCAAATCTTATTAAGAATACCCAAACGCCTCTTCTGAagaacccctccccccaccatcctAACTGGATAGATAGCCAGATCCTTCTTCCTCACACCCAGACCCCTCTCACCAGTCTATTACTCTGGGGCTACTGGATCCTCCCCCCCCTCCTTAATACACAGACTTCTCTCACCACTCTCGCCCTCTCCATGGATCCCCAATTCCCATTCTTCACCTTGACCTAATTCCCTGTACTTTTCAGAAAGACTACCTCTACTCAGCTCATTCTATGGACACTAGATACCAGTTTCCCATAACATAACCCTTCTTTGCAAGAGATTCCTCGCAACCCATTCCAGGGGTACCCAACACCCTCACCACTTTAGTTTAACTCCTCTTCGCATTAATACAACCCTATTCTTCACACTAAGACCTCTCTCTAAAACTCCCCCCAGACACATCCATTTCCTAAATTCTTTTCACACTAAGCCTTCTCATTGGTTTAACCCTTCCAGGCATAGCcagattgtctttttcctttaACTTAATCACCCCTGCTCCACCCCTAAACCCCTCCCTGGCCACCCAACTGCCCTCTAACCGTccatcctcctccaccctccttcGGTCCTGGACTGTCCCATCCCCAAACCCTTTGCCGAGTACTCCCTGGAGCCTTGGAGACCCTCCTGGGGGCAGCTTTAACACCTCCGTTTCCACCCAGGTCCCTGCCAGCCCCTAGCCCGAGTCCCGTCCCTCTTCACTCAGCCCCTCCCACGACTCCAGCCCTCTTCGCACCCGCCGCCCCGGCCCGCGCCCGACCTCGCGCCCCGCGGGCCGTTGGTACCGCTCCGCCCTCACCTCCAGGCGCGCGCCCCCCTCTGGCCCTCTGAGCAGGCAAGGTGGCAAGAGTAGGCCGCGGGGGGGAGGTTCGGGAACCCGGCCGGCCCTTCGGGCGCCCGCCCGCACTTACCTGCCTCCGCCGTCTCGCACGGCCCGGGCCCGGGCCCGGGCAGCCGCTCCCCTGGCACGGCCACCCTAGCGCTGCGCCCTCTCTAGCTCCCGCCGTCCCCTCTCGTCTGCTCCGCAGCCTCGCTCTCGCTCCCAATCGCCCCCAGCAACgcccctcccaccttcctcttCGGCCGCCGCGCGGATGGCCGAATTCGCCCAATCATCGCCCGTCTGGCCCTTGCCGTTCGGCCAATAGGCGCTCACGTCTTCGAGCCTTGGACCAATAGTATGGGGCATCGGTAGTCCCCACGCAGCGCCCAGCCAATCCTCTAGCGATGTACCCTCaccggccgccccctcccccccgtgCCCGCCCTCTTACGCCCCCTGAAGGAtgctcctcctccaccccctcgaCTCTGCTTGACGGCTCGAGATGGGAGGGCAGCGCGGTGACGTCAGACGGCGGAGTGGTGCTTTGGGCGCCATCTTGGGGGCTCCAGGCGGAAGGCGCGttgcgggggagggggaagtggGGGAAATTGAGGCACGCAGCACCGGGAGGCCGGGGGCAGGGTAACTTGAGGCGCAGGAACCCCGGAGGAGCGAAGGGAAAGAGTGAAGTACCCACCAGTCACCgcgaggagagagagaaaactagcTTCAATTGCACGGACGGAGAAAAAGGGGACGTCAA contains the following coding sequences:
- the ZNF574 gene encoding LOW QUALITY PROTEIN: zinc finger protein 574 (The sequence of the model RefSeq protein was modified relative to this genomic sequence to represent the inferred CDS: inserted 2 bases in 2 codons), which translates into the protein MGAQGLAAIMTEESEETVLYIEHRYVCSECNQLYGSLEEVLMHQNSHVPQQHFELVGVADPGVTVATEAASGTGLYQTLVQESQYQCLECGQLLMSPSQLLEHQELHLKMMAPQEAVPAEPPPKAPPLSSSTIHYECVDCKALFASQELWLSHRQTHLRXTPTKPPAPVVLGSPVVLGSPVGQARVAVEHSYRKAEEGGEGAAVPSAAATTTEVVTEVELLLYKCSECSQLFQLPADFLEHQATHFPAPAPESEEPALQQQETLTPSPADVPGSQPDPLPSSDHSYELRNGEAVGRDRRGRKARRNNSGEPGGAATQELFCSACDQLFLSPHQLQQHLRSHREGVFKCPLCSRVFPSPSSLDQHLGDHSSESHFLCVDCGLAFGTEALLLAHRRAHTPNPLHSCPCGKTFVNLTKFLYHRRTHGVGGVPLPTTPVPPEEPVVGFPEPAPAETGEPEAPEPPAAEESSAGPATPGTYRCLLCSREFGKALQLTRHQRFVHRLERRHKCGICGKMFKKKSHVRNHLRTHTGERPFPCPDCSKPFNSPANLARHRLTHTGERPYRCGDCGKAFTQSSTLRQHRLVHAQHFPYRCQECGVRFHRPYRLLMHRYHHTGEXPYKCRECPRSFLLRRLLEVHQLVAHAGRQPHRCSSCGAAFPSSLRLREHRCAAAAAQAPRRFECGTCGKKVGSAARLQAHEAAHAAAGPGEVLAKEPPAPRAPRAARAPVASPTTLGGTATAAPAAPARRRGLECSECKKLFSTETSLQVHRRIHTGERPYPCPDCGKAFRQSTHLKDHRRLHTGERPFACEVCGKAFAISMRLAEHRRIHTGERPYSCPDCGKSYRSFSNLWKHRKTHQQQHQAAVRQQLAEAEAAVGLAVMETAVEALPLVEAIEIYPLAEAEGVQISG